The following proteins are encoded in a genomic region of Ostrinia nubilalis chromosome 1, ilOstNubi1.1, whole genome shotgun sequence:
- the LOC135075272 gene encoding mid1-interacting protein 1A: protein MSFNTDISTKLENSRNSLRKIARHDDTEFSKQSILNDMEKFVKMVTAMDETVLVPSRLMNLPQEGDDDPFSMFSMLNDLKTELLWSGDNEDHVERGRRVSDISDTESDASSAAGDSGIEGEDERESAARAAAACRRHLRGLRRSLRTLTAAAAHLTRSYQEEVGAPV from the exons ATGTCTTTCAACACCGACATATCGACTAAATTGGAAAATAGCAG GAACAGTCTGCGCAAAATCGCCCGGCACGATGATACAGAGTTCTCAAAACAGAGCATCCTCAATGACATGGAGAAGTTTGTGAAAATGGTGACCGCCATGGACGAGACAGTGCTGGTTCCCAGCCGTCTGATGAACTTGCCGCAGGAGGGTGACGATGACCCATTCAGCATGTTTTCCATGCTGAACGACTTGAAGACTGAGCTGCTGTGGTCGGGTGATAACGAGGACCACGTGGAGCGAGGCAGGCGGGTGTCTGATATCAGTGATACCGAGAGTGACGCGTCCAGTGCCGCTGGGGACTCCGGGATCGAGGGCGAGGATGAGAGGGAGTCTGCTGCGAGGGCCGCGGCGGCCTGCCGGCGACACCTGCGCGGGCTCCGGCGGTCGCTGCGCACTctgaccgccgccgccgcgcaccTCACGAGGTCGTATCAGGAAGAGGTCGGCGCGCCAGTCTAG